A window from Salvelinus fontinalis isolate EN_2023a chromosome 8, ASM2944872v1, whole genome shotgun sequence encodes these proteins:
- the LOC129861506 gene encoding uncharacterized protein LOC129861506 — protein MHSRIGNLNKQSPLQDSHPSRTVTPSRTVTPPGQSPLQDSHPSRTVTPPGQSLLQDNHSSKTVTRPGQSLLQDSHSSRTVTPPGQSPLQDSHPSRTVTPPGQSLLQDSHRSRTVNPPGQSPLQDSHSSRTVTHPGQSTLQDSHPSRTVTPPGQSTLQDSHPSRTVTRPGQSLLQDSHSFRTVTPPGQSNLQDSHPLQDSHSSRTVTPPGQSPFQDSHPSRTVTRPGQSLIQDSHPSRTVTHPGQSPLQDSHPSRTVTPPGQSPLQDSHSSRTVTPPGQSPLQDNHPSRTVTPQGQSPLQDSHSSRTVTPPGQSPPSGQSPLQDNHPSRTVTPPGQSSLQDSHPSRTVIPPGQSPLQDSHPSRTVTPPGQSPLQDSHPLQDSHPSRTVTPPGQSPLQDSHSSRTVTPPGQSPLQDSHPSRTVTPPGQSPIQDSHPSRTVTPPGQSPIQDSHSSRTVTPPGQSPLQDSCPSRTVTPPPGQSPLQNNHPSRTVTPPEQSPLQDSHPSRTITPPGQLPLQDNHPSRTVTPPGQSPLQDSHPSSRTVTPPPGQSPLQDSHPSRTVTHPGQSLLQDSHPSRTVTPPGQSPLLQDSHPSSRTVTHPGQSPLQDSHPSRTITPPGQSPLQNNHPSRTVTPPGQSPLQDSCPSRTITPPGQSPLQDNHPSRTVTHPGQSPLQDSHSSRTITPPGQSPLQDNHSSRTVTPPGQSPLQDNHPSRTVTPPEQSPLQDSHSSRTVTHPGQSLLQDSHSSRTITPPGQSPLQENHSSRTITPPGQSPLQDNHPSRTITPPGQSLIQDSHSSRTVTPPGQSLLQNNHSSRTVTPPGQSLLQNNHSSRTVTPPEQSLLQDSHSSRTVTPPEQSLLQDSHPSRTITPPGQSPLHLL, from the exons ATGCATTCTAG AATCGGGAATCTGAACAAGCAGTCACCCCTCCAGGACAGTCACCCCTCCAGGACAGTCACCCCCTCCAGGACAGTCACTCCTCCAGGACAGTCACCCCTCCAGGACAGTCACCCCTCCAGGACAGTCACCCCTCCAGGACAGTCACTCCTCCAGGACAATCACTCCTCCAAGACAGTCACCCGTCCAGGACAGTCACTCCTCCAGGACAGTCACTCCTCCAGGACAGTCACCCCTCCAGGACAGTCACCCCTCCAGGACAGTCACCCCTCCAGGACAGTCACTCCTCCAGGACAGTCACTCCTCCAGGACAGTCACCGCTCCAGGACAGTCAACCCTCCAGGACAGTCACCCCTCCAGGACAGTCACTCCTCCAGGACAGTCACTCATCCAGGACAATCAACCCTCCAGGACAGTCACCCCTCCAGGACAGTCACTCCTCCAGGACAATCAACCCTCCAGGACAGTCACCCCTCCAGGACAGTCACTCGTCCAGGACAGTCACTCCTCCAGGACAGTCACTCATTCAGGACAGTCACCCCTCCAGGACAATCAAACCTCCAGGACAGTCACCCCCTCCAGGACAGTCACTCCTCCAGGACAGTCACTCCTCCAGGACAGTCACCCTTCCAGGACAGTCACCCCTCCAGGACAGTCACTCGTCCAGGACAGTCACTCATCCAGGACAGTCACCCCTCCAGGACAGTCACTCATCCAGGACAGTCACCCCTCCAGGACAGTCACCCCTCCAGGACAGTCACCCCTCCAGGACAGTCACCCCTCCAGGACAGTCACTCGTCCAGGACAGTCACCCCTCCAGGACAGTCACCCCTCCAGGACAATCACCCCTCCAGGACAGTCACCCCTCAAGGACAATCACCCCTCCAGGACAGTCACTCCTCCAGGACAGTCACTCCTCCAGGACAGTCACCCCCTTCAGGACAGTCACCCCTCCAGGACAATCACCCCTCCAGGACAGTCACCCCTCCAGGACAGTCATCCCTCCAGGACAGTCACCCCTCCAGGACAGTCATCCCTCCAGGACAGTCACCCCTCCAGGACAGTCACCCCTCCAGGACAGTCACTCCTCCAGGACAGTCGCCCCTCCAGGACAGTCACCCCCTTCAGGACAGTCACCCCTCCAGGACAGTCACCCCTCCAGGACAATCACCCCTCCAGGACAGTCACTCCTCCAGGACAGTCACCCCTCCAGGACAGTCACCCCTCCAGGACAGTCACCCCTCCAGGACAGTCACCCCTCCAGGACAGTCACCCATCCAGGACAGTCACCCCTCCAGGACAGTCACCCCTCCAGGACAGTCACCCATCCAGGACAGTCACTCCTCCAGGACAGTCACCCCTCCAGGACAATCACCCCTCCAGGACAGTTGCCCCTCCAGGACAGTCACCCCTCCTCCCGGACAGTCACCCCTCCAGAACAATCACCCCTCCAGGACAGTCACCCCTCCAGAACAATCACCCCTCCAGGACAGTCACCCCTCCAGGACAATCACCCCTCCAGGACAGTTGCCCCTCCAGGACAATCACCCCTCCAGGACAGTCACCCCTCCAGGACAGTCACCCCTCCAGGACAGTCACCCCTCCTCCAGGACAGTCACCCCTCCTCCAGGACAGTCACCCCTCCAGGACAGTCACCCCTCCAGGACAGTCACCCATCCAGGACAGTCACTCCTCCAGGACAGTCACCCCTCCAGGACAGTCACCCCTCCAGGACAGTCACCCCTCCTCCAGGACAGTCACCCCTCCTCCAGGACAGTCACCCATCCAGGACAATCACCCCTCCAGGACAGTCACCCCTCCAGGACAATCACCCCTCCAGGACAGTCACCCCTCCAGAACAATCACCCCTCCAGGACAGTCACCCCTCCAGGACAATCACCCCTCCAGGACAGTTGCCCCTCCAGAACAATCACTCCTCCAGGACAGTCACCCCTCCAGGACAATCACCCCTCCAGGACAGTCACCCATCCAGGACAATCACCCCTCCAGGACAGTCACTCCTCCAGGACAATCACCCCTCCAGGACAATCACCCCTCCAGGACAATCACTCCTCCAGGACAGTCACCCCTCCAGGACAATCACCCCTCCAGGACAATCACCCCTCCAGGACAGTCACCCCTCCAGAACAGTCACCCCTCCAGGACAGTCACTCATCCAGGACAGTCACTCATCCAGGACAGTCACTCCTCCAGGACAGTCACTCCTCCAGAACAATCACTCCTCCAGGACAGTCACCCCTCCAGGAGAATCACTCCTCCAGGACAATCACTCCTCCAGGACAGTCACCCCTCCAGGACAATCACCCCTCCAGGACAATCACTCCTCCAGGACAGTCACTCATCCAGGACAGTCACTCCTCCAGGACAGTCACTCCTCCAGGACAGTCACTCCTCCAGAACAATCACTCCTCCAGGACAGTCACTCCTCCAGGACAGTCACTCCTCCAGAACAATCACTCCTCCAGGACAGTCACTCCTCCAGAACAATCACTCCTCCAGGACAGTCACTCCTCCAGGACAGTCACTCCTCCAGAACAATCACTCCTCCAGGACAGTCACCCCTCCAGAACAATCACCCCTCCAGGACAGTCACCCCTTCATCTGCTGTAA